Proteins encoded within one genomic window of Acidobacteriota bacterium:
- a CDS encoding mechanosensitive ion channel family protein, giving the protein MPLSEHLWQVFFKVNDFVLSHAPEVIGALLCVGLTWIMGRVTRTAIQVAMTRTDAGPNIRSLVSQSGYIGVWVLGLAISLSLLNVNLAGVLAALGITGAALGLGLRDVISNMVCGIILLSVQPFSLGDTVVIEGNEGTVEDIKIRVTTLRTGDGKQIQIPNSRVFAANITNLSAYTERRPGFVIKVAGFHQPDAVRKILLESVKSVSGVLAEPAASVQLTDLNGEALTFEIAFSVDTTRASLGDVQRTVRETVRARLLTNHIRLV; this is encoded by the coding sequence ATGCCTTTATCCGAACATCTTTGGCAAGTCTTCTTCAAGGTCAACGACTTTGTCCTCAGCCATGCCCCCGAAGTCATTGGGGCGTTGCTCTGTGTTGGCCTGACCTGGATTATGGGTCGGGTGACCCGGACGGCGATCCAGGTCGCAATGACCAGAACCGATGCTGGTCCCAATATTCGTTCGCTGGTGTCCCAGAGCGGTTACATTGGCGTGTGGGTTCTTGGGCTGGCGATTTCGCTTTCCCTGCTCAATGTCAATCTGGCTGGAGTGCTGGCAGCGTTGGGAATCACCGGGGCGGCCCTGGGGTTGGGGCTGCGCGATGTCATCTCCAACATGGTCTGCGGGATTATCTTATTGAGTGTGCAGCCATTTAGCCTTGGTGATACGGTGGTGATTGAAGGGAATGAAGGCACGGTCGAAGATATTAAAATCCGAGTGACGACACTGCGAACCGGGGATGGGAAACAAATCCAGATTCCAAATAGCCGTGTCTTTGCCGCCAATATTACCAATCTGTCAGCCTATACCGAGCGACGGCCAGGTTTTGTAATCAAAGTTGCCGGTTTCCATCAACCAGATGCGGTCAGAAAAATTTTGCTTGAATCTGTAAAATCAGTTTCCGGCGTACTAGCCGAGCCTGCCGCCTCGGTTCAGTTAACGGATTTGAACGGAGAAGCCCTCACCTTTGAAATTGCTTTTTCAGTTGATACCACCCGCGCCTCTCTTGGCGACGTTCAGCGCACGGTGCGGGAAACGGTCCGAGCCCGGCTGCTAACCAACCACATCCGGTTGGTTTAA
- a CDS encoding class I SAM-dependent methyltransferase encodes MVIHTLWVGLAKAYLRLAPAFPSPDYLPLDQLTLESGLGRAQEEFNDELTSGFLKLFENRPLPLGKTLLDLGCGFGGRTVAFQQKIQGTTIGIEIDQRIVDCAREFARRKETTSVSFVAGVGESLPFESASLDAIFCYDVFEHVQNPQQCLAECFRVLKPGGEFWLVFPPYHHPTGAHLEGYVSHMPYASVLFSASTLLQAIDEILASRKGTFQPLALYPGHILYSLNGLTIRSFRAMLQQSGFEVDTFTCLPLFTKANRRYHAWKMKYYGWFFVWLATIPFIQEMFTHRVVAVLRKPR; translated from the coding sequence ATGGTTATCCATACACTGTGGGTGGGGCTGGCCAAAGCGTATCTTCGTTTGGCTCCGGCTTTTCCCTCACCCGATTACCTCCCGCTTGACCAACTCACGCTTGAAAGTGGCCTTGGTCGGGCTCAAGAAGAATTCAACGACGAACTCACCAGTGGTTTTTTGAAACTGTTTGAAAACAGGCCGCTTCCCCTGGGGAAAACACTGCTCGACCTGGGCTGCGGCTTTGGCGGGCGGACAGTTGCCTTTCAGCAGAAAATCCAGGGAACCACCATTGGTATTGAAATTGACCAGCGCATTGTGGATTGTGCCCGCGAATTTGCCCGACGCAAAGAGACAACCAGTGTGTCGTTTGTGGCTGGTGTCGGCGAATCGCTGCCGTTTGAATCCGCCAGCCTTGACGCCATTTTTTGTTATGACGTCTTTGAGCACGTTCAAAATCCGCAGCAATGTTTGGCCGAATGCTTTCGAGTGCTCAAACCAGGCGGCGAATTCTGGCTTGTTTTTCCGCCATACCATCATCCAACCGGTGCCCACCTGGAAGGCTATGTCTCGCACATGCCTTATGCCAGCGTGCTGTTTTCCGCCTCGACACTGTTGCAGGCAATTGACGAAATCCTGGCCAGTCGAAAAGGGACGTTCCAACCGCTGGCGCTTTATCCTGGCCATATTTTGTATTCGCTTAATGGCCTGACGATTCGATCATTTCGCGCCATGCTCCAACAATCTGGATTTGAGGTTGACACCTTCACCTGCCTGCCGCTTTTTACCAAAGCCAACCGGCGGTACCACGCCTGGAAAATGAAATATTACGGCTGGTTTTTTGTCTGGCTGGCAACGATTCCCTTCATCCAGGAAATGTTTACCCATCGCGTGGTGGCGGTCTTGCGCAAACCCAGGTGA
- the bamE gene encoding outer membrane protein assembly factor BamE, whose product MSRHSWFLFLSLVCLSPLIFQSIRGQVPPVQKSPCQDYQKQFREFVMKNTFPFTISDLMKKRVLANYKKLKTGLSKDEVQQILGTPHFSKELYLPDISPPPYIGSVWVYFFYRKDPFSFNTKEDQCVEVFFDESCRTHWALPTNLFPLKEIGDPSTPIPNKQARQPEKH is encoded by the coding sequence ATGTCTCGACACTCCTGGTTTCTTTTCTTGAGTCTGGTTTGTCTATCGCCTCTGATTTTTCAATCTATCAGGGGTCAAGTACCTCCGGTTCAAAAATCTCCGTGTCAGGATTACCAAAAGCAGTTCCGCGAATTTGTGATGAAAAACACCTTTCCATTCACAATTTCCGACCTCATGAAGAAAAGAGTTTTAGCGAACTATAAAAAACTCAAAACTGGCCTGAGCAAGGATGAGGTTCAACAGATACTGGGAACTCCTCATTTTTCGAAGGAGTTGTATCTCCCAGATATCAGCCCGCCTCCATACATTGGATCAGTCTGGGTTTATTTTTTTTATCGAAAAGATCCTTTTTCGTTCAATACCAAAGAAGATCAGTGCGTTGAAGTATTCTTTGACGAAAGTTGTAGAACTCACTGGGCTTTGCCGACAAATTTATTTCCTCTAAAGGAAATCGGCGATCCATCCACTCCAATTCCAAACAAGCAAGCCAGGCAACCGGAAAAACACTAA
- a CDS encoding VWA domain-containing protein has product MFYLIGVLALCLCSAPVKAQTENNQTDDVIRQHIDVVTFDAFVHTHKTGQSIANLKATDFKLYEDGVEKEIEYFSQDKLPLSVLFLLDVSGSVLPIYKELRDEALHAVERFKPEDEIALMVFSTEAQLVQGFTKDRNQFADALENLDQKVKVGGGTFLNEGVYHATRYLRNAATPNNRKVVIVITDNLANKPLKKGKTHNENEAMAELIESGGVICGIIVKSWISNVATYHPVAALMRTLTQPGSVNHYAEESGGTVISSRTEQFEETLGKLVDNLRARYSFGYTCSPDARDGKVHKIKLKPRPEVEKREGKIAIKTIRGFKFSKTGERTRTK; this is encoded by the coding sequence ATGTTTTATCTGATAGGTGTGCTTGCGCTGTGTTTATGCAGTGCCCCAGTAAAAGCACAAACCGAGAACAATCAAACTGACGATGTGATTCGTCAACACATTGATGTTGTGACATTTGATGCGTTTGTTCACACGCACAAAACCGGCCAGTCCATTGCAAACTTGAAAGCAACGGATTTCAAGCTGTATGAAGACGGCGTTGAGAAGGAAATTGAGTATTTCAGCCAGGACAAACTCCCACTTTCGGTGCTTTTTTTGCTTGATGTCAGCGGGAGCGTCTTGCCAATTTACAAGGAATTGCGTGACGAGGCGCTGCACGCAGTCGAGCGCTTTAAACCCGAAGATGAAATCGCCTTGATGGTTTTCTCAACGGAAGCCCAGCTTGTTCAGGGATTTACCAAAGATCGAAACCAGTTCGCCGATGCACTGGAAAATCTTGATCAAAAGGTCAAAGTTGGTGGTGGAACGTTTCTCAATGAAGGGGTGTATCATGCCACGCGGTATTTACGGAACGCGGCCACCCCAAATAACCGAAAAGTGGTGATTGTGATCACTGATAATCTGGCGAATAAACCTTTGAAAAAAGGCAAGACTCACAATGAAAACGAAGCAATGGCTGAATTAATCGAATCAGGAGGGGTCATCTGTGGAATTATCGTGAAAAGCTGGATTTCCAATGTGGCAACCTATCATCCAGTTGCCGCTCTGATGCGAACGCTGACCCAGCCTGGATCGGTCAATCATTATGCCGAAGAATCAGGCGGGACGGTTATTTCCAGCCGAACTGAGCAGTTTGAGGAAACGCTGGGAAAGTTGGTTGATAATCTGCGAGCCCGGTACAGCTTTGGGTATACCTGCTCACCTGATGCCCGGGATGGGAAAGTCCACAAAATCAAATTGAAGCCGCGTCCGGAAGTCGAAAAGCGCGAAGGAAAAATTGCCATCAAAACCATTCGTGGTTTCAAATTTTCAAAAACAGGTGAGCGCACCAGGACAAAATAA